In the genome of Gottschalkia purinilytica, the window CTATAATAGCTGGTGTTGTTTTCTTGAAAGAAAGATTATATTATTATCATATCATTGGATCTATTCTTATTATTGGGGGTATAATAGGAACTAACTTTTTAGATAGTGTAAATCTAGAAAAGTATTATGGCGAAGATAGTAAGAACTAGATTAATATTTATGTTAAATATTGAATTAATAAAAAAATAAAAATCCTATCTATAGAAAATATAGATAGGATTTTTATTTTTTTAATTATAGTTTATTTTAATTCACTATATAGTCTAATTTATTATAATCAATTTATATAATAGTTTGAAAACTTAGTTTTGACTAGTTATTTTATAACTTGCCTGATACGATTTTTCCTCTAAACATAACTGCGTTTCTTTTAGCCCTTCTAGCAATGGTCTCAGCAGAGCAAGATGCGTCAGCAAAAACAATATTAGCATCATCTCCTACTTTAGGCCATACTTGATTTCCCTTTGAATCTAAAGGAGTTTTTCCATCTGCTATAAAATTCAAAGCTCTTGTAAGTGAATATTCATCAATCCATCCGAATCTTTCCGCCATTCTACTTGCCTTTTGAATCATATCCCCTGTGCCAAATGGACTCCAATGATCATTTATATTATCGTTTACTATATATACCTTAACACCTTTTTCATACAAAATTGGAACTTGAGGTGCGGGTACGTCAATAGGTACTGTTGTAGCTATACTTATATCTAAGCTTGCAAGTGTCTCTGCTATCTCTGCAACTTCTTTTTCTGAACTTTCTCCCATGCAATACACATGGCTTATATTTACTCTTCCTTGCCATTTAGCATCTTCTACTAGTTGAGTTAGTCTTTTTATAGTGTACATACCTAACTTTCCACCATCATGTAGATGAATATCTACATCAGCACTATACTCTACAGCTATTTCCATTAAGCTATTAAGTGAAGACTCTATATCATTATCAATAGTTGCAGGATCAAGTCCTCCCACTATATTAACTCCATTTTTCATAGCTTCCTTCATTATTGGAATTGAATTACTGCGTAATAGTCCATGTTGAGGAAAGGCTACTAATTCATAAGTTAATTTATCCTTATAGTTTTCTAATGCTGTAATTACTCTTTCTACATTACCAAGTCCTATTACTGGATCTACATTACAATGTACACGAGCATGAGTTACACCATTTTGTGTAATTAATTCAAGTAACTTTTCAGCTCTCTCAACAGTCTTTGGAAGGAATTTAGGTAAAAATTCCTCCTCTTCCTTTATCCTATCACCTACACTTTTAAAAGGTGTACTTGCTTTCCAAGGTCCTCCAAAGTGAGTTTTATCAAGATGTACATGCTTCTCTGTAAAAGAAGGTAATGCAAGAAGACCTTTAGCATCTATTACTTTGTTGCCATCTTGTGGTGGGTTTCCTTTTTCAATTTTAGTTATTTTTTCATCTTCTATTAACAGATGATATATATCTGTTTTAGTACCACTAACTTCATTGTTATCATACATGAAGCCTTCTTCTAGTAATACATTAATTAACCAAAATTTGTTGTTCACTACTAACACCTCTCCTCATTTGAAATCGTAA includes:
- a CDS encoding amidohydrolase, producing the protein MNNKFWLINVLLEEGFMYDNNEVSGTKTDIYHLLIEDEKITKIEKGNPPQDGNKVIDAKGLLALPSFTEKHVHLDKTHFGGPWKASTPFKSVGDRIKEEEEFLPKFLPKTVERAEKLLELITQNGVTHARVHCNVDPVIGLGNVERVITALENYKDKLTYELVAFPQHGLLRSNSIPIMKEAMKNGVNIVGGLDPATIDNDIESSLNSLMEIAVEYSADVDIHLHDGGKLGMYTIKRLTQLVEDAKWQGRVNISHVYCMGESSEKEVAEIAETLASLDISIATTVPIDVPAPQVPILYEKGVKVYIVNDNINDHWSPFGTGDMIQKASRMAERFGWIDEYSLTRALNFIADGKTPLDSKGNQVWPKVGDDANIVFADASCSAETIARRAKRNAVMFRGKIVSGKL